GTTCTATATGTTGATAATCCGGTAAATTTAACCGTtgctttttaaattttatagcatttaataaattaattaattattttgtattttctaacttttaataaattaagtattttattttaaattcgtTATTAAGactattcaattttaatttttgttactttttaaaaaattttaaatttgattaattatgaaatttgaatttattttgattaattcctcaTAACATGATTTATCAGATAATCATTAGAAGTATATACCTCCGTTTGGTTCTTAAAGAACGATGCCTGTGCTTGAAGAGAAATAATAGAAATCGAGTTTACAAGGAATGGTAAATGCCAATACGGCCCCACCTTAGTTCAGTAATTTAAGGTTCCTTCAGGGGCAAGATAGGAATATAAAACATTTCTGCCGACAGAATCACAGACTGGCTATGGCCCACGCTTACGTACCAATTACAATTAGGCTATTAGtagtatatttttatgtttttttttttaattatttaacaatataACTCCTCCAACTTGGAAATATTTTGTTAGGTAAACGTAAAACAATTTTAAAGTTTGgttattaaaaaacaaaactttaaaaagcttttataaatacaaattaattttcatataaaaatttgacaaataacTACATGTGATTTTGGTGTCGGGGTTCTATTTTGtagaatatttcaaaataattagaCTTAAATCTACGTAAATGGTAGTTCTAGGGTCACGATCACGTGCAAAGTATAGctttgattaaattttattatgtaacGTTTGGGGAAATAATTTTCTTACAGATAAAAAGCTAAACACTATAAAAATTTGAGAATGTTTTTTGTGTGTGATTCATTGCTTAAAAGGTAAGGTtgtcatttaatacattttagaTGGGTCATTTACTACATTTTAGTGTTGAATATTATTTGacattatttttatctaaaatttcaaatgtatattttccattaaaataaataaaacctcGAAattactctcttttttttctaatattttgtaACGTCTCTTATGTGTCCAAAAGAATGGATTCATTTCCATGATAGGATCAAAACGAATAAATCTAAAGAATAAAGCTTGAAAGATCTTCTTAACAGAATAATCCTTATAAAGCCCTCAAACGAGTCTTTCTTGAGTACCTTTGGGGGAATTCTTTGGATTATGACCTATTAAAAATATGTCAACTCATTTTCAAAGTCTTTGTTCAAAAATTTAGAATggacttttttgaaaaataagagagCTTTTTCAAGTGTCAGCATTCAATCTctaaactttttaattattttatttacatccttaaatttattattttcaataaatttatcgATATGTGTAATTAATTCgaaattttatattcaagttgtctttgaaataataaaaaaattaaatatctaaataaaaaaaacgtacaactataatgattaaaatatatattttacatttctATTACTTTCTCCTATTAAGAACCACTCTTAATTATCTATCAATTCTTCCATAAAACAAATAACCCAATACATCTTAAAAAGTAAAAGTTTAATATGACTCAagctcataatttttttaggatAATTCATAATATATCTTTCAAACTATACATATTTGATTATGATattccttaaattttaaaattaacttaattaatttctaatttttttaaaaaaattaatcacaacACTTCTCCATTATTAACGGTGACAAGTAAATTAATTGCATATTTCTTAAACTTTGAGTCTTTGGCTtaaaattctctaaatttttatttttttaattaaattagtctttaaacttttttttagaaaattaaaattaatttaacgaAAAATAAAAGTTGACTTCCCGGCAGTCTAAAATCTCAATTATGAGCCGAGCCGAAAATggtaacaagaataaaacacgattaaaatgatggaaagtaacAATTGATTGGTTAATGAGGGAGTTGACATTTCTAATTGAAGACAGGCGGTTGCGTCGCGTGGACGGTAAGGGCTCCACATCCAATTGGTATCCCACGTTTCATATCTGTTcactttattcttttattaaaatttccattttgtgacattattattattattattattattattattattattttgtaacagCCTGATAACTTAAATtagtattcaaaatttttgtttctggttttaattatatatatatatatattgattaattaatCTATGGTGGGTTTCCATGTGAAACCATTAATTTAGAGGTTCCTGTTTTTGACTTTTCCCTGGGTTGACAGGGTTTAGTGAGTGCACAGATGGGCAAGTGGTCCATTGAAAACTTttgttataaattatattaattaatgctTTCTAAGTTAGGTAGAGGTGACCTTTCTcacattaaaacaaaaattctgttttttattacaattttacATACCTACCTCAtgggtatatatatagaataaatttTAGTACAATAAGCTTAATGAAAGATCCAAAGAGAAGTTTTAGGAAagtttaaagaaagaaaaaaaaaactttggaTAAAAATATTCACTTAATAGATACGTATTGACTAAATTATGAAATTCATGAAAGACAAGTTCATAAACTAAAGATAGAATATAAGggtataaaaatacaaaagaggGTTGCAAAGGGCTGGGAAGACCCTATTGGCAGACTCTCAATGAAAGAAGGGTGTGTTAAAGAGTCCTAATGTACTCATTTGAAAAGGGTTTATGGGAGACCTAAGGTTTCTCATAGGAGTCTCATGTGGAGTATTCCTAAAACTGtaaatgagaataaaataattttaaaaattcttataaaaatcttaaaaataataaaatttatcttttaagagCCTAAATCTTAATCGATCTTAGAATATTAATAATACTTGTCACAAATTCTCaaactttcttaaaaatatatgtgcCCGCATTCAAAAAATGTCTTtaatattgattcaaaaattttgcaaattcattaatattattaagaatttaatttaagtattaaGAGTATGCGTAGATAATATCTTATAttctttgattattatttttttttacaaaattgacgaCTGAAAGATGATTCCCAATTATTACATTCAGAGAACAATAAATTCAgccttttgtaaagttttatTTGCATTAACTGACATGGATTTAGCTACATTTATAatggaggaaaaaaataatagaaaggggaaaattaaagaaaaacattCCCAAATTTAGATTATAATTGGCAAATTGATGAACTAGTCTGCGTGTGGGGgcgcattaaaaaaaaaaaaggagacaAAAGACAGAGAAAAGGAAAGTCAAAATTTTATGGGTGAAGGGCATTTTGGTTAATATACAAATGGAATCATTACATACATTTAGTCATAAATAAAATGCTTAGCTTTTATTTTAAGAGTTTGGAATAAAATATTGTCAAATGAcaattagttttaaattttttaagcaGCCTGCAGAGGATTCTTCCTTATTTCTCTTTCAtgaagcaatatatatatatataaagacatAAATGTTGTGCCACGGATAAAAGTCGAAAAGtctgaaaataatattttaagttaaaaaggtgtaatttttttttaattgaggaaTCTCACCCAACACTCAAACTGAATAACTCTGTTTTCTGCAAATCTCTACGATAGTCTCGTAAAAAGAATAGATATTATTCTTTAAGaatcttaataaatttttgatataagaataaatattatttattaaaaaatttaatttgaataaaatgttaaaatatttaaataaatatcatgtataaaaaaatcttaaacgAGGAAGATTTAGAATTGCATCAttctcctttataaataaacaatcTTTTATTTCAGAAAAGATACATTTTTAATACTGGTAGAAATTCTGCTCTATAGTTTTTAACATCCTTATTATTTGACTTAAACATTAGAATGGTTGCACAGACACTTCCCCACGCCCTTTAACTATTTTATTCCTTGTAATCTTGGACGACGTTGGGTTTTGAGACAAAAGTCTTAGAACGACATCACATCTCaatgataggtttgaaatgttatggcacacacccaagaaggagggtgaattgggtaatttaaaaatttgatagaacttgattttttttttatgaaaaataaaaattcaatgtaAGTAGGGATATTtaaatgctagcaatgataaacaaattaaatagcACAAGTAAGAGAAGtacacaaagaatttatagtggttcgacttaatcAAGTTTAGTCCGCTACCTTAAttcttcactaaggattttcaaacaattAACTAAAGTTTCCTATCGCTTTGAATAAGCTTTCTAATACTAAGTTATGAAATACAACCTTTTACTTGGAAAACAAGTCCTCTAGTAatacaagttaggaaaaataagaaagatacaaaagagagtttctaagagtatataattttagttacaatgtcttttaataaagataaaagacttgaatcaaatgaaacaaatttagtACAAAGcttttgggagaaaaataaagcacaaaCTCTTGTAAGCTTCAAGTAAAATGATTTGcaatctttagatcaactcaCGTAACACCCCTGactataaaataactaatttatgggtttatatgtaatttttattatataataaattatataaactataaatgtataatatatatatttattaatgtgtagGCGGTGTGTGCTTGGACGCCAAGCATCCTAAGTGGCCAAAATTAGATATTTCTCTCATTAGAGAGCTTGGTTGAGTGAAGTAAAGAGTTGGGAGAGTGAGAGATCacgagagaagagagaagtaGGGATTGGGTGATCGGAGGCAGTGCTGGAAACTACTATGGCTGACGGGGCAGTAGCTCGCGGGGGAGGCAACAGTAGTTGCGGTGGCTCGCGTGGAGGCGTACGGTTGTGGCTGGCGGAAGGAAGTGACGGTTGAGGCAGTGTGGCAGGGGCTAAGGGTAGCAAGGACCATGGCCATGACGAGAGGTGGTCGGGCAGCAGTGCGTTGCTTTGCGTAGGAAGCTATTGTTAATGGTGGTCGACGGCGACCCGGAGCTACGATTGATGGTTGGCAGCGATGGCAGGGGCTGGTGGCTGGAGGTGCGCGGGAGGGCAATGGCGGTGGCTTGCGTGGTGGCAGGGTGAGGTCAAACTGGTGCGCGTGcaggaggaaaaagaaggaaggaggaagaagaaagagagaagaaagaaaagaaaagaaaaaggaaaataagaaataaaataaaaagggaaaaaaaagggaaaaataattgaaaattcttgaaaaattcgaaaaaaatctaaaagttgATTTAGGGATCGAGGAACGTGCCGAATGCTCGAAAATAGGAATTCGGACACGAGATGACAGTTTAGAAGACAACGCCAGGTGGATGTTTTTCCGATTTCTTTACTAGATTGATTAAGGTAAAGctttaatatgctttgtgtgtaaattGTTTTTATCATAACTTGCATAAGACATTGAGAAAATGCCTAGGCATGAGGCTATAGATAATGGACCATATGAGTCTCGAGATAGGGTCTTAGATGAAATCGATGGGGCCACCAAAAGTCGGACCAGGGTGCGATGGATGGGCTTGCATGCACGCtgcacttcatttttatctatgatgtcatgttTATTAATTTACTACACTGTATATTGTCTTTACTGAGTCCTCGGACTCATCCATTTACCCCCATTAACCCAACAGATGGTTTGGGGTctaagaaaagaaattagtgTTGGTGGAAGAGACATCGGTTAACTGTGATTGCAAACGGTGAGGACGCAGGTTGAATTCCTGTATCacttatgtaatatataaatgcTTTGTGTTTAACTACGGGTGACGACTTATGTTTAAATGAAATTTGGCTAAgatcaagttaaggttcccactatgagtaaTTCGGAGTGTGTGTGTGAATCGACCGGTCACGGTCGGAATTATAAGGTGTGCTTGACGGTTGGAGTATTTTATTGGGCATGATGGcgtttatttatttgaaattggatttatattttaaggggGACAAATTGGGTATGAAAGTCGGGTAAATTTCCGTTGCCTACACATTTTACTCTTGAGTTCTCGACTGGTCGAAGAAGGCGAAGCCTAGACCCTACCTAGGACgtccatattattttaatattttatgttggcAGGGCATAGTGTCGTCCTTCGTGACAGGCCGAGGTTGTATCATGGATTATGGTGGCACCCGGTAGTAGGGGCCGGGGTGTCACAACTcgtatttataagcatcccaaaagattcaaaagaaatataatcGTTTGTGACTGTtgagatttgaaaaattaacCATTATGAATTTTTGCGAAAAGAGTTAATcgatagaagaaaataaatagtcgacagaattaataataaaacaaaacatagtcgacaaaagaaaatagataatTGACAGAATCAATAATAAAACGAAGACATAATcgacaaaagaaaagagataatCGACAGAATCAAGTAATAAAGCAATACTTAGTCTACAGAATAAAGAACTtagtgaataaaaatattttatacattctGTTAGTTAACAAAGCAATGAAAATTAGTCGACAAATCAAATAATTTAGTCAACAAATAGGCTATACATAGTCGATAGAATGAAAGGAATGTTTGCTTCTAAGATTAAGACATTTAGACTTAAATTCTTTTGGAAGATCACATTCATTTGACATTGCTTAAAGCTTATTTTCTTATGTTTGGAGAATATATTgaattttgatgtttatttttccaatctcctaaaGAGTGAATAatactaatttttgaaaacacttTGATACTTAAGACTTGATATCTTGAATACTCTCCAATCATCTTGATACTTGAagaatcaacaaaaacaaataagctTTAAAACGAAGAAAGATTTTTGAAGAACATATAAGAATATATCATCAAGAAATCCATCACAAGCTTTTCGACATTAGATTGTTGAaactaattttcattcaacatttttaattaattaaaaacacaatatTTCAAAATGCCATAAGAAAtatatcacaagatattttggtattggatttaattttcattcaataaatttgtttaaatagaaacataacatttcaaatatcatcaagaaatctataacaagatttttgacattggAATGCATGATGAAGTTGATTTTAATATTGgtgcttaataaatcatataaagtAATTCATAGCACTAACATAATAAACATTGAtagaataatttcatcatcaaaattatatcaaaagtaatacttatttttgcaaatctccatacatgtaattcatttggtttttgttttcacgaaggtatttgaaattgatttttgtttaaaaatctaaaactatatatttgacttaaaatataaattatttattttttcatcatcaaaaccaacacaagagaaaaatatcaccCAAGACGATATTAAATCTTGAGACGAAAGTTTCAGGACGGCATCAAGTATCTAGACGAAAGTCTCAAGACGAAATTATGTCTTGAGATGAAGAAGGTTTTGAGTTGATGATAATCTCAAATGAATTGACGACAACGTTTTCACTcccataaatttattgttgtgttcaattgacaacaataaaaataataaaaattttaaaataaaaaaaatctaattatgAGGCTTTCAATTTCAAACACATATTTCTACAGAAAATAAGGATAAGTTAAAAAAACAaagttttgtttttaattttaaatatttcttatttatttaaacattacACGTTGGCTTTTGTGTtctaaggaaaaaaaatctgaaaaataggAGCCGGAAAACAGTGCCGTGACGTCGACGTCGTCGTCGATTATTGTATGTATGGCGGTTGTATTGTAGTAGGGGCATCAATCAACTACGACTCCATTATTATGTGGTCAAGGGTCGGCGCCGCGCGGGAAAGATACGACACCGTTTCAGCGCAGGCGTGACCGCTAAACGTTGGACAGACTCCGTCAAATTCTTTATTCATTGCGTGACGACGGAGTTTGACTCGCAGTCGGTAAAATTAAGCAAATACGGATGGCAAAATAGGGTTTCTGGCACTggcatacacatatatatatataataattataataatatatgaaaagGAGCACTCGGCcggagagatggagagagagagagagagagagagagagaaggaaaaagaaagtatgaaatgaagaagaaaatcaaaatctacGAGCAGATGCCAGAGAGAGGGGGTTTGAACGGtcaaaagaagagagagagagaggaaacaCATAAATGTTAGggctcttttcttttttagttcgTTGACTGTCTGTCATCAAAGACCGCCAAATAAAGCAGAGCCAACAAAAAGCAGAAGCAGATTTTCCCaaccccaaccccccccccccctctctttctctctctttctccccttACCAGAAGGCAAGGTTGctcaagaaattcaagaaatttggggCTGAAATCGGTTTGATCAGTTGAAGACACCGTATGTTGGCGATAGATTACGCGCATCCGCTACGCCTATCTCCCGGCACTCCTGACTTGATCGgtactttgtttttctttctctgtttttttttttttttgtgtctgTTTTCGTTGTGGCCGTGGTTTGAATTCTTGTTTCCTCTTTGGTTATTGGATCAAACGGAATCACGTCCGTTTTTCTGATTGCTTCGATTTTCCCTGTCCTCCTTTGCTTTGTCTGGATTCTgtttcttctacaattaataaaGGTCTTTTCCCTTCTAGATTTATTAGGATGACCCTCGCTTTGGAAATCCTGTTaggttttgttgttttttgatcattgatttttttaaaaagaaagtcGTCGTTTTTATTTCACATGTGGAGTGGGGAGCAACAGAGGTGTGAAAATTATTGCCATGTGTTGTGTTTTGATGCAAGTTTTTTCCTCGGCAAGTAGACAAATACGTTCATAGCTGTGCAACGCAGAAAGGATCTGGAGGGCCGATAGCGAAgatggaagaacttttctttatatttttatgtatatgatCATGTTGAGGAGTGGCCTATAGGTATGGAGGCCATTAccgaaggaaggaagaaaaattacattttttttatagaataaaatcaaattaatctaCATTTacctaattttatttatatatatgtatacaagtATGGAAAATATATCTCAACATCCCCTCCATCTTAAAAGATGTGACGAAAAAGCCACGTTGAGTTTGCAAGTAAAGTCACTAACGTAAGCAGATGGATGCAACTTTGTGAAAATATCAACAAGTTTACTGATTGAAGTGATCTTGCAGTATGCTCATTCGCTCAACAAAAATAGTATCATGGGCAATGTGAATAGCTATTTTACTGTTATAATAAATGTGTCATTAGATTCAGGATTGGCCTCTGCAATTGCACGATACTTGATATCTGAATGCATGATATATGCTaatcttattttctctcatgtGCTAATTCCTTAAAAGCCTgcaatttagttatttattttttagtcttAATAGCAGAGTGAATTGATCATGTGACTTATATATCTTCAGCAGCTAAGTTATAGATTTTCCTATTGAGTTGAGACTTGCATCCGTGGGAGGCCTGTTTATTCTCTGGTCTTCAGTAGATGGCTTCAGTGAACATAGTACCTTCAGCTGCTGGATTAAGAGAACCTAGTGCAGCTACTGTTAATGCTGATACACTTCCTGATGCGATGAATGGCATGAGAATCAGGGATGACAAGGTATATTTCACATTTATTTTACTTCCCAGCCTCCTCTTTCTCTTGATCTGCTTTATAAttgttttctataattttttataatgatttatttattttttataattaagagaTGAAACCAAAGAACTTCCCTAGAGGGGTTGACCCTTGCAatgacaattttaaatttttgtaggAGGTTGAAGCTACTGTGGTGAATGGTAATGGAACAGAGACAGGTCACATTATTGTTACAACTATTGGTGGCAGTAATGGCCAGCCAAAGCAGGTAATTTCaggatattatttttttttctttggctcTTGGATTTTTTGACTCTGAACTGTCATTTTAGATGTGTATATATCCTTTCGTGTTTGTAGACTATTAGCTATATGGCTGAGCGTGTTGTTGGAAATGGATCATTTGGAGTAGTTTTCCAGGTTAGTTGTTTACCAGGCACAGTTACCATACGAGAATGAAGTGATTGCCCATTTTTATTCAAGTATGTTACAATTGGTTGACGAATTATTTGAACAGAAATTGTTTTGGTGTTACCTAAATGTGCTTATGCAGGCTAAGTGCTTAGAGACAGGTGAAACTGTTGCAATCAAAAAGGTCCTTCAAGATAAAAGGTACAAGAATCGGGAGCTGCAAACCATGCGTCTTCTGGACCACCCAAACATTGTCTCTCTAAAACACTGTTTCTTTTCAACGACTGAAAAAGATGAACTGTATCTTAACTTGGTACTGGAGTATGTCCCTGAGACCATTCATCGAGTGATTAAGCACTATAATAAGATGAACCAGAGGGTGCCCATGATTTATGTGAAGCTATACACTTACCAGGTATTTCTTATGCATGCTTAATGCTTTGTTTTAGCTTTAATTTCCCTGTCCTCTTCAGGCATTAATTTTAGTCACCATTTGCATACTATAAATGCTCTCATTTTTTTACATAGCTTCATTTGCCTCCTCCATTTCCTGCACTTGCCAGTGTTCATCCATACATGTCTCTTTCAGACACACGTTATTGTAGTTCACTGCCTACTTGATCATGATTTAATGGTCAATTCATTCATTGTCTTTAGTTAGTGCTAGCTCtgctttttattatttattacattCCAGATTTTTATGCACTGTTGGTTAGTGTTGTCCCTTAACTTTActttatttactttttgtttGCATTCAGATTTTCAGAGcacttgcatacattcatggtGGCATTGGAGTGTGCCACAGGGACATTAAACCTCAAAATCTACTGGTAAGATTTCCATTTTGTATCACATTTATGTCTGTATGTTATAGTCCAGGAAGTATGGACACTTCATTTTTGACGTGGTAGCTGAGTCTGACATGCATTAGACACGGATACTTGTCAGATGCTTTGATACACATTTGGAATATGTCAAATGGGTGTgctaatttttggattatttgtTTTTGGACTTGTGTCAAACATGCTTCCGTCGGTTGGACATGCAATGAACACATTTGCAGTTTCTAGTAGAGCTTTTAGAACCTTGTATAGGGTAAAAAATAGGAATTGAGTTGAGTCTGATTACAACTCTAAtgaaaatagttatttttattagcgATTGATTGGTATCTTCATATTGGACTAGTTGCACTTCTTTCAATACTTTAAATGCTTCTTGGCTATTATGTTcattaaaattactaaaaattataaaatatgatttttttggtCATTTCTTCCCTCTTTCtgtatctttattttcttttctaaatcgTTATACCACGTCTGTTTCTGTACCTATATCAGCAGTGTTGCTGCTTACGTAATAGGTATTTTGATCTCCTGGTCTATGTTAAATTGCTAGTGCTGGTGGTAAAGTGATGCAACATAGAAGCAGTGGTAAGCagaattcaaatttgagttAACTTTATTACATATTAAGAAATATGGTCTAACACAAATAGCTGTGTGAACCTTGACATTTCCTTAAATAAGTCACATCTTGTTTGCTCCATTATAATATGCTTATGTAATTGAAAATGGGTTCATGGAGCTAAATCTATATGGCATAATACCTTAGCTATTGTcaggaaataaaatatagtgctcaatttaattgaaatttatatgTATCATGGTTTGCATATTTGTTCTAATTGAACAAGGACATGGAGCTTGGGTGATAATTGGCTGTTCTCCACCTTTGGTTGTCATAGCATGGACAAAGAagcattttttttgtttttttgggaatgatgtgaTTTTGCTGCAATGAGTTCAAGTGTGAATCTGTTTGTATCAATGATAAGAGTTGTTGCAGGTGGTGATGATCAACAGCCAGCCCAAGCTCCACCTGGAATGGCCACTTGCTCGAATTTTGTGACAGTTGAAATTTAGTCTTGAAATGCCACCATACTCATCCATATAGATCTGGATTTAGTTTGGAAAGGCTTTATAATTGATTTATGATGGGTTAATCGAAGTAAGAATGATTTGAGGACTCTTGTAGCTTGGGCTTTTACTGCTTCTAATAGCTGGGTTTGCTATACCAAAACATTAGCTGAGGAATGTTCTTTTGGTTGGGCAAGTGTTAATACAGGGTGTATTGTGAACTGGGGTAGATTATCtcattattatgattttctaaatttgatggaattttttttttcttcccctgattccaaatcttatccaatGGATTCTTTACTAGCCTATGGTAGGAGGTTATCTCCTGTTATATGTTGAAAGTAAAACATTTTGAATGGTAGAAATTTGATAATTACTGAATCCTGGTGCTTTCTTGTTTCATAGGTTAATCCTCATACACACCAAGTGAAGTTATGCGACTTTGGGAGTGCCAAAGTTTTggtttgtaatttgcatctcaGTTGACTTTGTTTTGCTTGTGGTGTAGGTACTTATTATGGTCTGCATTTTACAGGTTAGAGGAGAGCCAAATATATCTTACATCTGCTCCAGATACTATCGAGCACCTGAGCTTATATTTGGGGCTACCGAGTACACCACAGCCATAGATGTCTGGTCTGCTGGTTGTGTTCTAGCTGAATTACTTCTAGGACAGGTTGTTGGCTCTTTCTTATATTTTCTGTA
This genomic stretch from Diospyros lotus cultivar Yz01 chromosome 1, ASM1463336v1, whole genome shotgun sequence harbors:
- the LOC127810534 gene encoding shaggy-related protein kinase alpha-like yields the protein MASVNIVPSAAGLREPSAATVNADTLPDAMNGMRIRDDKEVEATVVNGNGTETGHIIVTTIGGSNGQPKQTISYMAERVVGNGSFGVVFQAKCLETGETVAIKKVLQDKRYKNRELQTMRLLDHPNIVSLKHCFFSTTEKDELYLNLVLEYVPETIHRVIKHYNKMNQRVPMIYVKLYTYQIFRALAYIHGGIGVCHRDIKPQNLLVNPHTHQVKLCDFGSAKVLVRGEPNISYICSRYYRAPELIFGATEYTTAIDVWSAGCVLAELLLGQPLFPGDSGVDQLVEIIKVLGTPTREEIKCMNPNYTEFKFPQIKAHPWHKIFHKRMPMEAVDLVSRLLQYSPNLRSSPLEVLVHPFFNELRDPNNRLPNGRSLPPLFNFKPHELKGVPMEMLVKLIPEHARKQCGFHGS